One Phycisphaera mikurensis NBRC 102666 DNA window includes the following coding sequences:
- a CDS encoding ATP-binding protein — protein sequence MSDCPAASLPKLDPEAARQRDQVLRTVLESIPHCVFWKDRDCLYLGSNSGFARLAGFDDAADLIGQDDYDLPWTRTETDFFRKCDLDVMARGEAILNVEEPQKNALGEETWLLTSKVPLRDEAGRVFGILGMFVDITDRKRAELERDEAQAKLVVASREAGKSEIATGVLHNVGNAINSIGVGVDLLRERLGAGPVALAERLAASLRPHRADFPAFAAADPRAAALPDLVIGLSEAMRREHDRLRDELAQLTEQVAHVKDVISSQQAFARPRTAREPAPAAALAEEAARMATACIGPGGAAVRVRTAADAPVVTTDRSLVLQVLVNLLHNALQAVPADQEDGSVEIRVAQDATAGTLAFVVEDNGRGIDARAIGRLFEHGYTTRADGHGFGLHTAALSAGVLGGRLEAASDGPGRGARFTLTLPMDQAAVHPAA from the coding sequence TTGAGCGACTGCCCCGCCGCTTCGTTGCCCAAGCTCGACCCCGAAGCCGCGCGGCAGCGGGACCAGGTGCTGCGCACCGTGCTCGAGTCGATCCCGCACTGCGTCTTCTGGAAGGACCGCGACTGCCTCTACCTGGGCAGCAACTCGGGCTTCGCCCGGCTCGCCGGCTTCGACGACGCCGCCGACCTCATCGGCCAGGACGATTACGACCTGCCCTGGACCCGCACGGAGACCGACTTCTTCCGCAAGTGCGACCTCGACGTCATGGCCCGCGGCGAGGCCATCCTCAACGTCGAAGAGCCGCAGAAGAATGCGCTGGGCGAGGAAACCTGGTTGCTGACCAGCAAGGTCCCGCTCCGCGACGAGGCGGGCCGCGTCTTCGGCATCCTGGGGATGTTCGTCGACATCACCGACCGCAAGCGTGCCGAGCTCGAGCGTGACGAAGCCCAGGCGAAGCTGGTCGTCGCCTCACGCGAAGCCGGCAAGAGCGAGATCGCCACCGGGGTGCTGCACAACGTCGGCAACGCCATCAACTCCATCGGCGTCGGCGTCGACCTGCTCCGCGAGAGACTCGGGGCCGGTCCGGTGGCGCTGGCCGAGCGTCTCGCCGCGTCGCTCCGCCCGCACCGCGCCGACTTCCCCGCCTTCGCCGCCGCCGACCCGCGCGCCGCCGCTCTGCCCGACCTGGTGATCGGCCTCTCCGAAGCGATGCGGCGCGAGCACGACCGCCTGCGCGACGAGCTGGCGCAGCTCACCGAGCAGGTCGCGCACGTGAAGGACGTCATCAGCAGCCAGCAGGCCTTCGCACGCCCCCGCACCGCTCGCGAGCCCGCACCCGCCGCCGCCCTGGCCGAGGAGGCCGCGCGGATGGCCACCGCCTGCATCGGTCCCGGCGGCGCGGCGGTCCGCGTGCGGACGGCCGCCGACGCCCCCGTCGTCACGACCGACCGGAGCCTCGTCCTGCAGGTCCTCGTCAACCTCCTCCACAACGCGCTCCAGGCCGTGCCCGCGGATCAAGAAGACGGCTCCGTGGAGATCCGCGTCGCGCAGGACGCGACCGCCGGCACCCTCGCCTTCGTGGTCGAGGACAACGGCCGCGGCATCGACGCCCGAGCGATCGGCCGCCTCTTCGAGCACGGCTACACCACCCGCGCCGACGGCCACGGCTTCGGCCTCCACACCGCCGCGCTCTCGGCCGGCGTCCTCGGCGGCCGGCTGGAAGCGGCGAGCGACGGCCCCGGCCGGGGCGCTCGCTTCACCCTGACGCTGCCGATGGACCAAGCGGCGGTCCACCCGGCGGCCTGA
- the thiE gene encoding thiamine phosphate synthase: MPHREDRGPLRILDANANRAREALRVMEEAARFLLDDSRLAGTLKSDRHALRAALAGAGDLAAGRDVGGDVGRTLTTPAEGERDTVVAVVAAAGGRASEALRALEEYGKAVPGVDAAAIEAIRYRGYAVAAELATRLRVAAQAKDRRAQLQAHPWRVCVLLDRAACRLPWERLLAAVLDAGADAIQVREKQTPSGPLLAHAREVVRRVERRAAVVVNDRPDLALLSGADGVHLGQDDVGVADARRVLGPAALVGVSTTSLCELAAAVADGADTVGLGPMFPTATKPGKAVAGVAYAEAALRRHPGLPHLAIGGITPANAGGLAAAGVRGVAVAASVTGAADPAAAVHGLLEALAA, from the coding sequence GTGCCCCACCGGGAGGACCGGGGGCCGCTGCGCATCCTCGATGCGAACGCCAACCGGGCGCGGGAGGCGCTGCGGGTGATGGAGGAAGCGGCCCGCTTCCTGCTGGACGACTCACGCCTCGCCGGCACGCTCAAGAGCGATCGTCACGCGCTGCGCGCGGCGCTGGCGGGCGCGGGCGACCTCGCCGCGGGCCGCGACGTCGGCGGCGACGTGGGCCGGACGCTGACGACGCCGGCCGAGGGCGAGCGGGACACGGTCGTGGCGGTGGTGGCCGCGGCGGGCGGCCGCGCCTCCGAGGCGCTGCGGGCGCTGGAGGAGTACGGGAAGGCGGTGCCGGGCGTGGACGCCGCGGCCATCGAGGCGATCCGCTACCGCGGCTACGCCGTCGCGGCGGAGCTGGCAACCCGGCTGAGGGTGGCGGCTCAGGCGAAGGACCGGCGGGCGCAGCTGCAAGCGCATCCCTGGCGGGTCTGCGTCCTGCTCGACCGGGCGGCGTGCCGGCTGCCCTGGGAGCGTCTGCTCGCCGCGGTGCTCGACGCGGGAGCGGACGCGATCCAGGTGCGGGAGAAGCAGACGCCAAGCGGCCCGCTGCTCGCGCACGCGCGGGAGGTCGTGCGCCGGGTGGAGCGGCGGGCGGCGGTCGTCGTGAACGACCGCCCGGACCTGGCGCTGCTGTCGGGCGCCGATGGGGTCCACCTGGGGCAGGACGACGTGGGCGTGGCGGACGCGCGGCGCGTGCTCGGGCCCGCGGCCCTCGTGGGGGTGAGCACGACCAGTCTCTGCGAGCTGGCGGCCGCGGTCGCGGACGGGGCGGACACGGTGGGGCTCGGGCCGATGTTCCCCACGGCAACCAAGCCGGGCAAGGCGGTCGCGGGGGTGGCGTACGCGGAGGCGGCGCTCCGGCGGCACCCCGGGCTGCCGCACCTGGCGATCGGCGGCATCACGCCGGCCAACGCCGGCGGCCTCGCGGCCGCCGGCGTCCGCGGCGTGGCGGTCGCGGCCTCGGTGACGGGGGCGGCGGACCCGGCGGCGGCGGTGCACGGGCTGCTGGAGGCGCTGGCCGCGTAG
- a CDS encoding LarC family nickel insertion protein, translating into MPPTHLHFDPFSGVSGDMMLGALLDLRVDGKPLLAVSALEEGLQKLGLSDRWTLRVGRVQRCGVGGTDVGVVTPEGHHHRHRADLLELAERLDLSARGHARAVAAIDALAAAEARVHGTSIDAVHFHEVGAIDSIVDLLGNVLALELLGVDTLSCGPLPVGRGYVDCAHGRMPVPAPATAYLCEGLPTVGVDREGELVTPTGAALVSTLCDAFGPPPAMTAAATGYGAGDRDDPRVPNLLRVVLGSVGAAGAGHRHRPGQAGARSHGRGHAEAGSHGHPHTHGHAPPAEAAPGAGG; encoded by the coding sequence ATGCCGCCGACGCACCTCCACTTCGACCCCTTCAGCGGCGTCTCCGGCGACATGATGCTCGGGGCGCTGCTCGACCTCCGCGTCGACGGCAAGCCGCTGCTGGCGGTCAGCGCGCTGGAGGAAGGCCTCCAGAAGCTCGGCCTCTCCGATCGCTGGACGCTCCGGGTGGGCCGGGTGCAACGCTGCGGCGTCGGCGGCACCGACGTGGGGGTGGTGACGCCCGAGGGCCACCACCACCGGCATCGGGCCGACCTCCTGGAGCTGGCGGAGCGGCTGGATCTCTCCGCCCGCGGCCACGCCCGGGCCGTCGCGGCGATCGACGCGCTGGCCGCGGCCGAGGCGCGGGTGCACGGCACGTCGATCGACGCCGTGCACTTCCACGAGGTCGGCGCGATCGACTCCATCGTCGACCTGCTCGGCAACGTGCTCGCGCTGGAGCTGCTCGGCGTCGACACGCTGTCGTGCGGGCCGCTGCCCGTCGGCCGCGGCTACGTGGACTGCGCCCACGGCCGCATGCCGGTGCCGGCGCCCGCGACCGCGTACCTCTGCGAGGGCCTGCCGACCGTGGGCGTCGACCGCGAGGGCGAGCTGGTGACCCCGACCGGGGCGGCGCTGGTGTCCACGCTGTGCGACGCCTTCGGCCCGCCGCCGGCGATGACGGCGGCGGCGACCGGCTACGGAGCCGGGGACCGCGACGACCCGCGGGTGCCCAACCTGCTGCGGGTGGTGCTGGGCTCGGTGGGCGCGGCGGGGGCCGGTCACCGCCACCGGCCGGGCCAGGCGGGAGCCCGGAGCCACGGCCGCGGCCACGCGGAGGCCGGCAGCCACGGGCATCCGCACACGCACGGGCACGCCCCGCCGGCGGAAGCCGCCCCCGGTGCCGGGGGCTGA
- a CDS encoding aldo/keto reductase yields the protein MPENAPLSKNVPSSLDDYQLLGDSGLRVSPLCLGTMNFGEDWGTGADKETSKKVFDAYAEAGGNFLDTADFYTNGSSESFVGEFIASERDRFVLATKYTIKRADGQPMAAGNSRLSMHRAVEASLKRLKTDHIDLYWLHMWDFTTPTDELVRAFDDLVKAGKIGYVAISDTPAWKLCELVCYARHHALTRPVATQVEYSLITRDVEREIAPMALEMGLGLLPWSPLKGGVLSGKYGREDLQKIEAGEKKGVGKRDMKWDEQRVELVEGLQKIGDAHGKTVAQVAQNWLLSRPAVPSVIVGPRTPDHLEGSLGALGFDLSEDEQAEIQRLAPIELGFPHDFLRGGNVRGLATAGTRVPRRAYGRVHPLA from the coding sequence ATGCCCGAGAACGCCCCGCTGTCGAAGAACGTTCCCTCCTCCCTGGACGACTACCAGCTGCTCGGAGACTCGGGCCTGCGGGTGAGCCCGCTGTGCCTGGGGACGATGAACTTCGGGGAAGACTGGGGGACCGGGGCCGACAAAGAGACGTCGAAGAAGGTCTTCGACGCCTACGCCGAAGCCGGCGGGAACTTCCTGGACACGGCGGACTTCTACACCAACGGTTCCAGCGAGTCCTTCGTCGGAGAGTTCATCGCCAGCGAGCGCGATCGCTTCGTGCTCGCGACGAAGTACACGATCAAGCGGGCCGACGGGCAGCCGATGGCGGCGGGCAACTCGCGGCTCTCGATGCACCGCGCGGTGGAGGCCTCGCTGAAGCGGCTCAAAACCGACCACATCGACCTGTACTGGCTGCACATGTGGGACTTCACCACGCCCACCGACGAGCTGGTCCGGGCCTTCGACGACCTGGTGAAGGCCGGCAAGATCGGCTACGTCGCGATCAGCGACACGCCGGCGTGGAAGCTGTGCGAGCTGGTCTGCTACGCGCGGCACCACGCGCTCACGCGGCCGGTCGCCACGCAGGTCGAGTACTCGCTGATCACCCGCGACGTGGAGCGGGAGATCGCGCCGATGGCGCTGGAGATGGGCCTGGGCCTGCTGCCGTGGTCGCCGCTGAAGGGCGGCGTGCTCAGCGGCAAGTACGGCCGCGAGGACCTCCAGAAGATCGAGGCCGGCGAGAAGAAGGGCGTCGGCAAGCGCGACATGAAGTGGGACGAGCAGCGCGTCGAGCTGGTGGAGGGCCTGCAGAAGATCGGCGACGCCCACGGCAAGACCGTCGCGCAGGTCGCTCAGAACTGGCTGCTGTCCCGGCCGGCCGTGCCCTCGGTCATCGTCGGCCCGCGGACGCCGGATCACCTGGAGGGCTCGCTGGGCGCGCTCGGCTTCGACCTTTCCGAGGACGAGCAGGCCGAGATCCAGCGGCTCGCGCCGATCGAGCTGGGCTTCCCGCACGACTTCCTCCGCGGCGGCAACGTGCGTGGCCTCGCCACCGCCGGCACCCGCGTCCCCCGGCGGGCCTACGGGCGGGTGCACCCGCTGGCCTGA
- a CDS encoding glycosyltransferase family 39 protein, whose product MPATPPPAPRPPAPRVGLRSGVLVAVLALLAVLPLLPHLGRRAPGAAVPGHAGVGPLEAATLATERADRPTRQRPVAEVPPAAAWWPKSEEAAAPPALGPRLLSALMVALSVAAACRAGSQLGGTRAGLLAGATLLGSPALWAWGRAATPATLQLAASLLAVAGALTAIRPFKPPARVARLASGWALAGVGLAVAALAGGAAAALPPAAAVVVLVVLSPRRLGDAAGLLAAACLAVLLVIPWLLPASPGAAVVASLFPAAPTGGTGGFSGVAVDLGRALGPWLPLVACAAVLPFTGQVKRQGTAGRLIHGWALALVALAACLPLAGGWAGPGATLFAAAACSVAVGQALSAMAEAAETGRRMWLWRGVSIASAVGLLLASVLLGWTAQLAELPAATAWMPPLAEAAGTPLAGAIALAVLAGVLACASAVPAWGDRPVWAAAAFAAWAWLVLMGLSAAGASGGTALTMGVPA is encoded by the coding sequence GTGCCCGCGACTCCTCCTCCGGCTCCCCGACCGCCCGCCCCGCGGGTCGGCTTGCGCAGCGGGGTCCTCGTGGCGGTGCTGGCGCTGCTGGCGGTGCTCCCGCTGCTGCCGCACCTGGGCCGACGCGCCCCCGGTGCGGCGGTGCCCGGCCACGCGGGCGTCGGGCCCCTGGAGGCCGCGACGCTGGCGACGGAGCGGGCGGACCGCCCGACGCGGCAGCGGCCGGTCGCGGAGGTGCCACCGGCGGCGGCGTGGTGGCCCAAGAGCGAGGAAGCGGCGGCTCCGCCGGCTTTGGGGCCGCGGCTGCTGTCGGCGTTGATGGTGGCGCTGTCGGTGGCGGCGGCGTGCCGCGCGGGTTCGCAGCTCGGCGGCACGCGGGCGGGCCTGCTGGCGGGCGCGACGCTGCTGGGCAGCCCGGCGCTCTGGGCCTGGGGGCGGGCGGCGACGCCGGCGACGCTGCAGCTGGCGGCCTCGCTTCTGGCGGTGGCGGGGGCGCTCACCGCGATCCGCCCGTTCAAGCCGCCGGCGCGGGTGGCCCGGCTGGCGTCGGGGTGGGCGCTGGCGGGCGTCGGCCTCGCGGTGGCGGCGCTGGCGGGGGGCGCGGCCGCGGCGCTGCCGCCCGCGGCGGCCGTGGTCGTGCTCGTCGTGCTGTCGCCGCGGCGGCTGGGCGACGCGGCGGGGCTGCTCGCGGCGGCGTGCCTGGCCGTCCTGCTGGTGATCCCCTGGCTGCTGCCCGCGTCGCCGGGCGCGGCCGTGGTGGCCAGCCTCTTCCCCGCGGCCCCCACCGGCGGCACGGGCGGCTTCTCCGGCGTCGCGGTGGACCTCGGCCGCGCCCTGGGGCCGTGGCTGCCGCTGGTCGCCTGCGCCGCGGTGTTGCCCTTCACCGGGCAGGTGAAGCGGCAGGGCACGGCGGGGCGGCTGATCCACGGCTGGGCCCTGGCGCTGGTTGCCCTTGCGGCCTGCCTGCCGCTGGCGGGCGGCTGGGCGGGGCCCGGGGCGACGCTGTTCGCCGCGGCGGCCTGCTCGGTGGCGGTCGGCCAGGCGCTCTCGGCGATGGCGGAGGCGGCGGAGACCGGCAGGCGGATGTGGCTTTGGCGGGGCGTGTCGATCGCCTCGGCCGTGGGGCTGCTGCTCGCCTCGGTGCTGCTGGGCTGGACGGCGCAGCTGGCGGAGTTGCCGGCCGCGACGGCGTGGATGCCACCGCTCGCCGAGGCCGCGGGGACCCCGCTGGCGGGGGCGATCGCCCTGGCGGTGCTGGCGGGCGTGCTCGCCTGCGCGTCGGCCGTTCCCGCCTGGGGGGACCGGCCGGTCTGGGCGGCGGCGGCGTTCGCGGCCTGGGCGTGGCTGGTGCTCATGGGCCTCTCGGCGGCGGGTGCCAGCGGCGGCACCGCCCTCACGATGGGGGTGCCGGCTTGA
- a CDS encoding M48 family metalloprotease: protein MLLLGAVLLLALTTDFGVHAQLAAAGWVPADPLPAGPLVLGLCLGAVVVPHALAGTLAARRLGTAAGAGRRWLALHERLAAAAPPLLLLGFAAGLACGWAEAVRAWIGDPWIFDDAILLAPPLAATALMDAAAWPLVRRFREATLLGRADAGLPIHPVPGRWAYVGSRFRGGVGILGVPLALVLGWNQALEAALAAAPDGSPLPPPGSSPALLLAAAGSLLAVALCPPLLVRVVPTMPLPIGPLRDELLAFLAAEKVRARRLRVWLTGSAVANAALVGPLPCLRYLMLSDRLLESLPREELLGVLAHETGHARHRHLLWLGGWAIASAVLLALTLDAAVPRLPVAAEWPLVGLAVAAWAAAFGWVSRRVEAQADAHAAAAMSDHLGPATPDAAAFTPAGVAAIADALARVARLAGSSQRRRSFRHGSIASRRAALLRLLHRPDEPAAADRAMTVVKLGAVACVLLSIGLGLLARGPWI, encoded by the coding sequence GTGCTCCTGCTGGGCGCGGTGCTGCTGCTGGCCCTCACGACCGACTTCGGCGTCCACGCGCAGCTCGCCGCCGCGGGCTGGGTGCCCGCGGACCCGCTGCCCGCCGGCCCGCTCGTGCTCGGGCTCTGCCTCGGCGCCGTCGTCGTGCCGCACGCGCTCGCCGGCACGCTGGCGGCGCGTCGGCTGGGCACGGCCGCGGGTGCCGGCCGCCGGTGGCTGGCCCTCCACGAGCGCCTCGCGGCCGCCGCGCCGCCGCTGCTCCTGCTGGGCTTCGCCGCGGGCCTCGCCTGCGGCTGGGCCGAGGCCGTGCGTGCGTGGATCGGCGACCCGTGGATCTTTGACGACGCCATCCTCCTGGCGCCGCCGCTCGCCGCGACCGCGCTGATGGACGCCGCGGCGTGGCCGCTGGTCCGGCGGTTCCGCGAGGCGACGCTGCTCGGTCGGGCCGACGCCGGGCTGCCGATCCACCCCGTGCCCGGCCGGTGGGCCTACGTGGGGTCGCGCTTCCGCGGGGGCGTCGGGATCCTCGGCGTGCCGCTCGCGCTGGTGCTGGGCTGGAACCAGGCGCTCGAGGCCGCGCTCGCGGCGGCGCCGGACGGCAGCCCGCTCCCGCCTCCGGGCTCGTCGCCCGCTTTGCTGCTGGCCGCCGCCGGCTCGCTGCTCGCCGTGGCGCTGTGCCCGCCGCTGCTGGTGCGCGTGGTCCCGACGATGCCGCTGCCCATCGGCCCGCTGCGGGACGAGCTGCTGGCCTTCCTCGCGGCGGAGAAGGTCCGAGCGCGCAGGCTGCGGGTCTGGCTGACCGGCTCCGCCGTCGCCAACGCCGCGCTGGTCGGCCCGCTCCCGTGCCTCCGCTACCTGATGCTCAGCGACCGGCTCCTGGAGAGCCTCCCGCGGGAGGAGCTGCTCGGCGTGCTCGCCCACGAGACCGGGCACGCCCGCCACCGCCACCTGCTCTGGCTCGGTGGCTGGGCGATCGCGTCCGCCGTTCTGCTCGCGCTGACGCTCGATGCCGCGGTCCCGCGGCTCCCGGTCGCCGCCGAGTGGCCGCTGGTCGGCCTCGCGGTGGCGGCCTGGGCGGCCGCCTTCGGCTGGGTCTCCCGGCGCGTGGAGGCGCAAGCCGACGCCCACGCCGCGGCGGCGATGAGCGACCACCTCGGCCCGGCGACGCCCGACGCCGCGGCGTTCACCCCCGCCGGCGTCGCCGCGATCGCCGACGCGCTCGCCCGCGTCGCCCGCCTCGCCGGCTCGTCGCAGCGCCGCCGCAGCTTCCGCCACGGATCGATCGCCTCGCGTCGGGCCGCCCTCCTCCGCCTGCTGCACCGGCCGGACGAGCCCGCCGCCGCCGATCGCGCGATGACCGTCGTGAAGCTCGGGGCCGTCGCCTGCGTGCTGCTGAGCATCGGCCTGGGGCTTCTCGCCAGAGGCCCCTGGATCTGA
- a CDS encoding putative bifunctional diguanylate cyclase/phosphodiesterase: MTFSRRHQPYRVLLVDDNPAIRADFRRILHHVPDAPAALEALAASFFGDEPAAADAVGAGTPLEIDEAAGGEAAVALAEDAVAAGRPYALAFVDMRMPPGIDGLATVERLQAIDPNLHTVICSAYSDASHEDIARRLGDSDRLLILRKPFDAIEVSQIASALTAKWDAAAQVRRHLGELESRVRERTDALEKANLQLREAVRQRTEAQEQMRHAALHDPLTGLPNRALLMESLARFADRFRPGLGPTHGVLFLDLDRFKVINDGLGHATGDRVLIGVAQRLRRVAERVEREPGVREALVARLGGDEFVLALGGLDADGALRAAERAARLVSEALAEPLMLGGRELHAEASIGFAVAEEDGDGSASLLRDADTALYHAKEAGRGRWAAFDRPMREAAVQRLELGADLRRALEAGEFWLAFQPIVDLRTGRLAAAEALLRWAHPVHGLVGPNRFVPLAEETGLIEPIGLWVLRESCRQAAAWSAACPEHASLAVTVNVSPRQVLAGNLPALVADACRDAGLAPDRLKLEVTEGMLLRGNARVSGAFERIRAAGTRVLIDDFGTGYSSLSYLHQMPVDGIKLDASFVRQLGEDRCFTNTVQALITLAMNRDLVVVAEGIERVDQLVQLQALDCQMGQGYHFGRPVAAGEFGKLLLGGANWKEAA; this comes from the coding sequence ATGACCTTCTCCCGACGCCATCAGCCTTATCGCGTCCTTCTCGTCGACGACAACCCCGCGATCCGCGCCGACTTCCGGCGGATCCTCCACCACGTGCCGGACGCTCCCGCCGCGCTCGAGGCCCTCGCCGCCAGCTTCTTCGGGGACGAGCCGGCCGCCGCGGACGCCGTTGGGGCCGGGACCCCGCTGGAGATCGACGAGGCCGCCGGGGGTGAGGCCGCCGTCGCGTTGGCGGAGGACGCCGTCGCCGCCGGAAGGCCCTACGCGCTCGCCTTCGTCGACATGCGGATGCCGCCGGGCATCGACGGCCTCGCGACCGTCGAACGGCTCCAGGCGATCGATCCGAACCTCCACACCGTCATCTGCTCGGCTTACTCCGACGCGAGCCACGAAGACATCGCCCGCCGCTTGGGCGACAGCGACCGGCTGCTCATCCTCCGCAAGCCCTTCGACGCCATCGAGGTCAGCCAGATCGCCTCCGCGCTCACCGCCAAGTGGGACGCCGCGGCGCAGGTGCGACGCCACCTCGGCGAGCTCGAGAGCCGGGTCCGCGAGCGGACCGACGCTCTCGAGAAGGCGAATCTGCAGCTGCGGGAGGCGGTGCGGCAACGCACGGAGGCCCAAGAGCAGATGCGGCACGCGGCCCTCCACGACCCGCTCACCGGGTTGCCCAACCGCGCGCTGCTGATGGAGTCTCTGGCGCGCTTCGCCGACCGCTTCCGGCCGGGGCTGGGACCGACCCACGGCGTGCTCTTCCTCGACCTCGACCGCTTCAAGGTCATCAACGACGGCCTCGGCCACGCCACCGGCGACCGCGTGCTCATCGGCGTCGCGCAGCGGCTGCGGCGGGTGGCCGAGCGGGTCGAGCGGGAGCCGGGCGTGCGGGAGGCGCTGGTCGCCCGGCTCGGCGGCGACGAGTTCGTCCTGGCGCTCGGCGGGCTCGACGCGGATGGCGCGCTCCGAGCCGCCGAGCGTGCGGCCCGCCTCGTGTCCGAAGCGCTCGCCGAGCCACTGATGCTCGGCGGCCGCGAGCTGCACGCCGAGGCCTCCATCGGCTTCGCCGTGGCCGAGGAGGACGGCGACGGCAGCGCGAGCCTGCTGCGGGACGCCGACACCGCCCTCTACCACGCCAAGGAGGCGGGCCGCGGCCGCTGGGCGGCGTTCGACCGCCCGATGCGCGAAGCCGCCGTGCAGCGGCTCGAGCTCGGCGCGGACCTCCGCCGCGCCCTCGAGGCCGGGGAGTTCTGGCTCGCCTTCCAGCCCATCGTCGACCTGCGGACCGGCCGGCTCGCCGCGGCCGAGGCGTTGCTGCGGTGGGCCCACCCCGTCCACGGCCTGGTCGGGCCCAACCGCTTCGTCCCGCTCGCCGAGGAGACCGGGCTGATCGAGCCCATCGGCCTCTGGGTGCTCCGCGAGTCCTGCCGCCAGGCCGCCGCGTGGTCGGCCGCCTGCCCCGAGCACGCCAGCCTCGCCGTCACCGTCAACGTGTCGCCCCGGCAGGTCCTCGCCGGGAACCTGCCCGCGCTGGTCGCGGACGCTTGCCGCGACGCGGGCCTCGCCCCCGATCGCCTCAAGCTGGAGGTGACCGAGGGCATGCTGCTCCGCGGCAACGCCCGGGTCAGCGGCGCCTTCGAACGGATCCGAGCCGCCGGAACGCGGGTGCTCATCGACGACTTCGGCACCGGCTACTCGTCGCTGTCGTACCTGCACCAGATGCCCGTCGACGGCATCAAGCTCGACGCCAGCTTCGTCCGCCAGCTCGGCGAGGACCGCTGCTTCACCAACACCGTGCAGGCGCTGATCACCCTCGCGATGAACCGGGACCTGGTCGTCGTCGCCGAGGGCATCGAGCGCGTCGACCAGCTGGTGCAGCTGCAGGCCCTCGACTGCCAGATGGGGCAGGGCTACCACTTCGGCCGGCCGGTGGCGGCCGGCGAGTTCGGCAAGCTGCTGCTCGGCGGGGCGAACTGGAAGGAGGCCGCTTGA
- the galE gene encoding UDP-glucose 4-epimerase GalE — translation MRILVPGGAGYIGSHVVRALHDRGDTPVVFDSLKSGRRTNLPEASSRGGSVPLFHGDVRDRAALDAAFAAEGPFDAVVHFAAEKAAGASMTDPQRFTETNVVGSTNLVHAALAAGCHRLVFSSTAAVYGEPRRVPIDERHPTEPANWYGHTKLAVERLLGWYGRLTPLKSVALRYFNAAGLDPAGRILHQEPAATNLIPVVLEVAAGLRDGPVRVFGDAYDTPDGTGVRDYVHVSDLATAHLAALDDLAADASTAGAHLALNLGTGDGHSVHDVLAAARRITGREIPSVVVPPRPGDPARVYASAEAARERWGWAPRHSGLDELISTSWAAYAPPA, via the coding sequence ATGCGGATCCTCGTGCCCGGCGGCGCCGGCTACATCGGCAGCCACGTGGTGCGGGCGCTGCACGACCGCGGCGACACCCCCGTCGTGTTCGACAGCCTCAAGAGCGGCCGCCGGACCAACCTGCCCGAAGCCTCGTCGCGGGGCGGCTCGGTCCCGCTCTTCCACGGGGACGTGCGAGATCGGGCCGCGCTCGACGCCGCGTTCGCCGCGGAAGGTCCTTTCGACGCCGTGGTCCACTTCGCCGCCGAGAAGGCCGCCGGCGCGTCCATGACCGACCCGCAGAGGTTCACCGAGACCAACGTCGTCGGCTCCACCAACCTCGTCCACGCGGCGCTGGCGGCAGGCTGCCACCGCCTCGTCTTCTCCTCCACGGCCGCCGTCTACGGAGAGCCGCGGCGCGTGCCCATCGACGAGCGACACCCCACCGAACCCGCCAACTGGTACGGCCACACGAAGCTCGCCGTCGAGCGGCTGCTCGGCTGGTACGGCCGGCTCACGCCCTTGAAGTCCGTCGCGCTCCGCTACTTCAACGCCGCCGGCCTCGACCCCGCCGGCCGCATCCTCCACCAGGAGCCCGCCGCGACGAATCTGATCCCGGTGGTCCTGGAGGTCGCCGCCGGTCTGCGCGACGGCCCCGTGCGGGTGTTCGGCGACGCCTACGACACGCCCGACGGCACCGGCGTCCGCGACTACGTGCACGTCAGCGATCTCGCCACCGCCCACCTCGCCGCCCTGGACGACCTGGCGGCCGACGCATCGACGGCCGGCGCGCACCTCGCCCTGAACCTGGGCACCGGCGACGGCCACAGCGTGCACGACGTGCTCGCCGCCGCCCGCCGGATCACCGGCCGCGAGATCCCAAGCGTGGTCGTCCCGCCCCGCCCCGGCGACCCCGCCCGCGTCTACGCGAGCGCCGAGGCGGCGAGGGAGCGCTGGGGCTGGGCGCCGAGGCACAGCGGGCTCGACGAGCTGATCTCCACCTCCTGGGCGGCCTACGCCCCGCCGGCCTGA